The Corynebacterium vitaeruminis DSM 20294 genome window below encodes:
- the recN gene encoding DNA repair protein RecN: protein MLADITIENLGVIPRATAELSSGLTVLTGETGAGKTMVVTGLRLLTGGRADASRVRTGSTEAVVEGRFVLDGVSPGVRELVLDTADSTGAVPDENGEFIASRVVKSTGRSKAHLGGRSVPAASLADFSAELLTIHGQNDQLRLLGPDRQLEALDRTSEAIAPIRQEYKEAFRAYRRLKRDLDERTRSRMELAQEVDRLEFAIHEIKAVDPQPGEGEELVEQIRRLQDVDELRELASGSLANLDGAASIEGYQGSDEEGQCAADLLGQAVSFLDSSDDPKLAACAQRLSEATSIVSEVSAELGMYLSSLPADPEELEKLLVRQQEIKGLTRKYAPDVEGVLKWLAKAERRLASIDVTPEALEALKKQVAEASKEVRRLGKALSAARAEAAAFLSEKVTSELHGLAMPKARFFVAVSEKAPGPTGCDEVEFTLAANKSAEARPLATSASGGELSRVMLALEVILSSGTKGTTLVFDEVDAGVGGRAAVEIGRRLARLARDNQVIVVTHLPQVAAFADTHLHVSKDVGESAITSGVESLSEERRVEELSRMLAGLEDTDTGRAHAQELLARAQKEVAELRAS from the coding sequence ATGCTTGCTGATATCACGATCGAGAATCTCGGCGTCATCCCGCGCGCGACGGCGGAGCTGTCCTCGGGGCTCACGGTGCTCACCGGCGAGACCGGCGCGGGCAAGACCATGGTGGTCACCGGTCTGCGCCTGCTTACCGGCGGTCGCGCGGACGCCTCGCGGGTGCGCACGGGTAGTACCGAGGCGGTCGTGGAAGGTCGCTTCGTACTCGACGGCGTCAGCCCCGGGGTGCGCGAGCTGGTGCTCGATACCGCCGATTCCACGGGAGCCGTGCCCGACGAAAACGGGGAATTCATCGCCAGCAGGGTGGTCAAGTCCACCGGCCGTTCCAAGGCCCACCTTGGCGGCCGTTCCGTTCCCGCGGCAAGCCTGGCGGACTTCAGCGCGGAGCTGCTCACGATCCACGGCCAAAACGACCAGCTTCGGCTGCTCGGCCCGGACCGGCAGCTGGAGGCACTCGACCGAACGAGCGAGGCCATCGCGCCCATCAGGCAGGAGTACAAGGAGGCCTTTCGTGCCTACCGGCGTCTAAAGCGGGACCTCGACGAGCGCACCCGCTCGCGCATGGAGCTGGCCCAAGAGGTCGACCGGCTCGAGTTTGCCATCCACGAGATCAAGGCCGTGGATCCTCAACCCGGCGAGGGGGAGGAGCTGGTCGAGCAGATCCGCAGGCTCCAGGACGTCGACGAGCTGCGCGAGTTGGCCAGCGGCTCCCTGGCGAACCTCGACGGCGCAGCCTCGATCGAGGGGTACCAGGGCTCTGACGAGGAGGGGCAGTGCGCGGCGGATCTTCTGGGGCAGGCGGTTTCCTTCCTCGATTCCAGTGACGACCCCAAGCTCGCCGCTTGCGCGCAGCGCCTGAGCGAGGCAACCTCGATCGTCTCCGAGGTCTCGGCGGAACTGGGCATGTACCTGTCCTCGCTGCCTGCGGACCCCGAGGAGCTGGAGAAGCTGTTGGTGAGGCAGCAAGAGATCAAGGGGCTCACCCGCAAGTACGCTCCCGACGTCGAGGGCGTGCTGAAGTGGCTGGCCAAGGCGGAAAGGCGCCTGGCGAGCATCGACGTCACGCCCGAGGCGCTGGAGGCGCTGAAGAAGCAGGTCGCCGAGGCCTCCAAGGAGGTTCGTCGCCTGGGAAAGGCGCTGTCCGCGGCGCGCGCGGAGGCCGCAGCCTTCCTCTCGGAGAAGGTCACCTCGGAGCTGCACGGGCTGGCGATGCCCAAGGCGCGGTTCTTCGTCGCGGTGAGCGAGAAGGCGCCGGGGCCGACGGGCTGCGACGAGGTCGAGTTCACGCTGGCGGCCAACAAGTCGGCCGAGGCGCGGCCGCTGGCCACCTCCGCCTCGGGCGGCGAGCTCTCCCGCGTCATGCTCGCCCTCGAGGTCATCTTGTCCTCTGGGACCAAGGGCACCACGCTTGTCTTCGACGAGGTCGATGCTGGTGTCGGCGGCCGCGCCGCGGTGGAGATCGGGCGTCGGCTCGCGCGGCTCGCCCGCGACAACCAGGTCATCGTGGTTACGCACTTGCCCCAAGTAGCCGCATTTGCCGACACCCACCTGCACGTGTCCAAGGACGTCGGCGAGTCCGCGATCACCTCCGGCGTGGAGTCGCTGAGCGAGGAACGCCGGGTGGAGGAGCTGTCCCGGATGCTGGCCGGGCTGGAGGACACGGACACCGGCAGGGCGCACGCCCAGGAGCTGCTCGCACGCGCGCAGAAGGAGGTCGCCGAGCTGCGGGCGAGCTAA
- a CDS encoding CTP synthase — protein MPQRTTGHETKFIFVTGGVVSSLGKGLTAASLGQLLIARGLSVTMQKLDPYLNVDPGTMNPFEHGEVFVTEDGAETDLDLGHYERFLDRNLTKNANVTTGKVYSSVIAKERRGEFLGKTVQVIPHITDEIKSRILAMGEPDADGNRPDVVISEIGGTVGDIESQPFLEAARQVRHAVGRENIFFIHCSLVPYLATSGELKTKPTQHSVAELRSIGIVPDAVVLRADRETPASHKKKIALMCDIEEEGVVSCPDAPSIYDIPEVLYKEHLDTFVIRKLGLPFRDVDWTQWGDLLDRVRNPRSEVTVGIVGKYIDLQDAYLSVAEAIRHAGFAHHVKANVKWITSDDCETNPAEQLRGLDAIVVPGGFGVRGIEGKINAITYARENKVPFLGLCLGLQCTVLEAARRAGIEDASSTEFDPDTKSPVIATMAEQQAAVSGEADLGGTMRLGAYPAKLTEGSLVADLYGSTDVSERHRHRYEVNNAYRDQIHEATGLEFSGTSPDGTLVEFVEYPREEHPFMVATQAHPEYKSRPTRSHPLFKGLVAAAIDFRDAK, from the coding sequence ATGCCACAGCGCACAACTGGACATGAAACCAAGTTTATTTTCGTCACCGGAGGAGTTGTGTCTTCCCTGGGCAAGGGACTGACGGCCGCGAGCCTCGGGCAGCTGCTCATCGCGCGCGGGCTCAGCGTGACCATGCAGAAGCTGGATCCGTACCTCAATGTCGACCCGGGCACCATGAACCCCTTCGAGCACGGCGAGGTCTTCGTCACCGAGGACGGCGCCGAGACCGACCTCGACCTGGGCCACTACGAGCGCTTCCTCGACCGCAATCTCACCAAGAACGCCAACGTCACCACCGGCAAGGTGTACTCCAGCGTCATCGCCAAGGAGCGCCGCGGCGAGTTCCTGGGCAAGACCGTGCAGGTCATCCCGCACATCACCGACGAGATCAAGTCCCGCATCCTCGCCATGGGCGAGCCGGACGCGGACGGTAACCGCCCCGATGTGGTCATCTCCGAGATCGGCGGCACCGTGGGCGACATCGAGTCCCAGCCCTTCCTCGAGGCGGCCCGCCAGGTCCGCCATGCCGTGGGGCGCGAGAACATCTTCTTCATCCACTGCTCGCTCGTGCCGTACCTGGCCACCAGCGGCGAGCTGAAGACCAAGCCCACCCAGCACTCGGTCGCCGAGCTGCGCTCCATCGGCATCGTCCCGGATGCCGTCGTGCTGCGCGCCGACCGCGAGACCCCGGCCTCGCACAAGAAGAAGATCGCGCTCATGTGCGACATCGAGGAGGAGGGCGTGGTCTCCTGCCCGGACGCGCCGAGCATCTACGACATCCCGGAGGTCCTCTACAAGGAGCACCTAGACACCTTCGTGATCCGCAAGCTGGGCCTGCCGTTCCGCGACGTGGACTGGACCCAGTGGGGCGACCTGCTCGACCGGGTCCGCAACCCGCGCAGCGAGGTCACGGTCGGCATCGTGGGCAAGTACATCGACCTCCAGGACGCCTACCTCTCGGTGGCCGAGGCGATCCGCCACGCTGGCTTCGCCCACCACGTGAAGGCCAACGTCAAGTGGATCACCTCCGACGACTGCGAGACCAACCCGGCCGAGCAGCTGCGCGGCCTCGACGCCATTGTCGTCCCCGGCGGCTTCGGCGTCCGCGGCATCGAGGGCAAGATCAACGCCATCACCTACGCCCGAGAAAACAAGGTGCCCTTCCTCGGCCTGTGCCTCGGCCTGCAGTGCACCGTGCTCGAGGCGGCCCGCCGCGCGGGCATCGAGGACGCCAGCTCCACCGAGTTTGACCCCGACACCAAGTCCCCGGTCATCGCCACGATGGCCGAGCAGCAGGCCGCGGTGTCCGGCGAGGCCGACCTCGGCGGCACCATGCGCCTGGGAGCCTACCCGGCCAAGCTCACCGAGGGCTCGCTCGTCGCGGACCTCTACGGCTCCACCGACGTCTCCGAGCGCCACCGCCACCGCTACGAGGTCAACAACGCCTACCGCGACCAGATCCACGAGGCCACCGGGCTCGAGTTCTCCGGCACCTCCCCGGACGGCACGCTGGTGGAGTTCGTCGAGTACCCGCGCGAGGAGCACCCGTTCATGGTCGCCACCCAGGCACACCCGGAGTACAAGTCGCGCCCGACCCGCTCGCACCCGCTGTTCAAGGGTCTCGTCGCCGCGGCCATCGACTTCCGCGACGCGAAGTAG
- a CDS encoding segregation and condensation protein A produces the protein MSQHVPDNQPEITGFRIVLNNFEGPFDLLLQLIHSKKLEVTAVSLAQVTDEFVAYTRQLGEEAELDEITEFLVIAATLLDLKAARLIPRGEVESLEDLELLETRDLLFARLLQYKAYKQVADLFAQWQLKAQRRYPRLVAMEERFAELLPPVTLGHDLASFAEMAAGVFRPRPPETVATGHIHQVAVSVPEQAGKILDTLRLAGIDTWLSFDALTRDCSVSMQVVGRFLALLELYKARAVDATQEESLEELLVSWTGLEVDPAVVAASNWT, from the coding sequence GTGAGCCAGCACGTTCCAGACAACCAGCCGGAGATCACGGGCTTTCGCATTGTCTTGAACAACTTCGAGGGCCCGTTCGACCTCCTGCTGCAGCTTATTCACAGCAAGAAGCTCGAGGTCACGGCGGTTTCGCTCGCGCAGGTCACCGACGAGTTCGTCGCCTACACGCGGCAGCTGGGTGAGGAGGCGGAGCTCGACGAGATCACCGAGTTCTTGGTCATCGCGGCGACCCTGCTCGACCTCAAGGCGGCCCGGCTCATCCCGCGCGGCGAGGTGGAAAGCCTCGAGGACCTCGAGCTGCTGGAGACCCGCGACCTCCTGTTCGCCCGGCTCCTGCAGTACAAGGCGTACAAACAGGTCGCCGACCTGTTCGCGCAGTGGCAGCTGAAGGCCCAGCGCCGCTACCCGCGGCTGGTGGCGATGGAGGAGCGGTTTGCCGAGCTCCTGCCGCCGGTCACCCTCGGTCACGACCTGGCCAGCTTCGCCGAGATGGCCGCCGGGGTGTTCCGCCCGCGCCCGCCGGAAACGGTGGCCACCGGCCACATCCACCAGGTCGCGGTCTCGGTCCCTGAGCAGGCGGGAAAGATCCTCGACACGCTGCGCCTAGCCGGGATCGACACGTGGCTAAGCTTCGACGCGCTCACCCGAGATTGCTCGGTGTCCATGCAGGTGGTGGGCCGATTCCTCGCCCTGCTCGAGCTGTACAAGGCCCGGGCCGTGGACGCCACCCAGGAGGAGTCCCTGGAGGAGCTGCTCGTGAGCTGGACGGGGCTGGAGGTCGACCCGGCCGTGGTGGCGGCCTCGAATTGGACCTAG
- the steA gene encoding putative cytokinetic ring protein SteA: MSLFSRTDDLPGLHAVARDCREASKGLKKLGAGDIAVIDVPDIDRAFATQLMEAKPAAVVNASPFTTGNIPNFGPQILLDAGIKLVENTGPEIWTDLKDGKKARLTDEGGLYYGEKAVGAGTPVNAEAAEASFEEAQQSLVDHMEAYFGNTIQFIHSEAPLLIDGLGIPDTSAQIRGRKVLVVSPGEGHRSELKELRNFIREYNPAIIGVDSAADSLVELGYTPDLIVGNPSGIGSDALRSGASVVLPAEPNGHAAGLERIQDLGIGAMTFPAAVDSATDLALLLAEFHGAELVVNVGAPMDLDSIFSGGENSAPASLLARAKVGTKLVDAKAISKLYTVRTNVNLGWLWAVLGILVAIAVIVLIAGMNGSGGFVDNMIDTWNNIALSVQGLFK; encoded by the coding sequence ATGAGTCTGTTCTCCCGTACCGATGACTTGCCCGGTCTGCACGCCGTCGCCCGCGACTGCCGCGAGGCGTCCAAGGGCCTCAAGAAGCTAGGCGCAGGCGACATCGCAGTGATCGATGTGCCCGACATCGACCGGGCCTTTGCCACCCAGCTGATGGAGGCAAAGCCGGCGGCGGTGGTGAATGCTTCTCCGTTCACCACCGGCAACATCCCGAACTTCGGCCCGCAGATCCTCCTCGACGCGGGCATCAAGCTGGTCGAAAACACCGGCCCCGAGATCTGGACCGACCTCAAGGACGGCAAGAAGGCGCGCCTGACCGACGAGGGCGGGCTGTACTACGGGGAAAAGGCCGTCGGTGCCGGCACGCCGGTCAATGCCGAGGCCGCGGAGGCCTCTTTCGAGGAGGCCCAGCAGTCGCTCGTCGACCACATGGAGGCCTACTTCGGCAATACCATCCAGTTCATTCACTCCGAGGCGCCGCTGCTCATCGACGGCCTCGGGATCCCGGACACCAGCGCGCAGATCCGCGGCCGCAAGGTGCTCGTCGTTAGCCCCGGGGAAGGGCACCGCTCCGAGCTGAAGGAGCTGCGCAACTTCATCCGCGAGTACAACCCGGCGATCATCGGCGTGGACTCCGCAGCCGACTCGCTGGTCGAGCTCGGCTACACCCCGGACCTCATCGTGGGCAATCCCTCGGGCATCGGCTCGGATGCCCTGCGTAGCGGCGCCAGCGTCGTGCTGCCCGCCGAGCCGAACGGCCACGCCGCAGGCCTCGAGCGGATCCAGGACCTAGGCATCGGCGCGATGACCTTTCCGGCCGCCGTCGACTCGGCAACCGACCTGGCGCTGCTGCTGGCCGAGTTCCACGGCGCCGAGCTCGTGGTCAACGTCGGCGCGCCGATGGACCTCGACTCCATCTTCTCCGGCGGCGAGAACTCCGCGCCCGCGTCCCTGCTGGCCCGCGCCAAGGTGGGCACCAAGCTTGTCGACGCCAAGGCGATCTCGAAGCTCTACACCGTGCGCACCAACGTCAACCTGGGCTGGCTCTGGGCCGTGCTCGGCATCCTCGTGGCGATCGCGGTCATCGTGCTCATCGCCGGGATGAACGGCAGCGGCGGGTTCGTGGACAACATGATCGACACCTGGAACAACATCGCCCTGAGCGTTCAGGGCCTGTTCAAGTAG
- a CDS encoding copper transporter, translating into MAKKKGRSGAVIAGLAFGLAGGVALGTYVLAPNLAGGSNATQTSLESQLADAQQQVEIADAQSKSADGFIDSVSGAALTDKLKDRPVLIMRTADANDDDVQGVKDDLSKSGAVDSGTITLTDKFFSQEGADGLKNIVSTTLPAGAQLNTDQLDSGTHAGEALGSALMLNKDSAQPQATTEERAIVLGGLSEGGFIQYDEGTILPAQVIVFVLGDDDGSSDTFTTTNEVAFARALDTRGSGVVVAGRIHTASDTGVIGQLRDNALALEAVSTVDSVDQAWGKIATVLAAKDQLDGKAGAYGAAASAKAAAPSI; encoded by the coding sequence GTGGCTAAGAAGAAGGGGCGCTCCGGCGCCGTCATCGCGGGACTCGCGTTCGGCCTGGCCGGTGGCGTGGCGCTGGGCACCTACGTGCTGGCACCCAACCTCGCCGGCGGCAGCAACGCCACGCAGACCTCGCTGGAAAGCCAGCTCGCGGACGCGCAGCAGCAGGTGGAGATCGCCGACGCGCAGTCCAAGAGCGCCGACGGTTTCATCGACTCGGTCTCGGGCGCGGCGCTGACGGATAAGCTCAAGGACCGCCCGGTGCTCATCATGCGAACCGCGGACGCCAACGACGACGACGTCCAGGGCGTGAAGGACGATTTGTCGAAGTCGGGTGCCGTCGACTCCGGCACGATCACGCTCACAGACAAGTTCTTCTCTCAGGAAGGCGCCGACGGGCTGAAAAACATCGTCTCGACCACGCTTCCCGCCGGTGCCCAGCTGAACACCGACCAGCTCGACTCGGGCACGCACGCCGGCGAGGCGCTCGGCAGCGCGCTCATGCTCAACAAGGACTCCGCCCAGCCGCAGGCCACCACCGAGGAGCGCGCGATCGTCCTCGGCGGGCTCAGCGAGGGCGGGTTCATCCAGTACGACGAGGGGACGATCCTGCCCGCGCAGGTCATCGTCTTCGTCCTTGGCGACGACGACGGATCCTCCGACACCTTCACTACGACCAACGAGGTCGCCTTCGCCCGCGCGCTCGACACGCGCGGCTCGGGAGTCGTCGTGGCCGGCCGGATCCACACCGCCTCCGACACCGGCGTGATCGGGCAGCTGCGCGACAACGCCCTCGCGCTTGAGGCCGTCTCCACGGTCGACTCCGTCGATCAGGCCTGGGGCAAGATCGCCACCGTCCTGGCAGCGAAGGATCAGCTGGATGGGAAGGCCGGGGCGTATGGCGCGGCCGCGAGTGCGAAGGCGGCGGCGCCGAGCATCTAA
- the xerD gene encoding site-specific tyrosine recombinase XerD, translating to MPNAREAARNWLVHLTVERGLSQNTLSNYRRDVERYLGYLDEVRIDDLARVTTADVEGYVAYLRTGDSASGRAPLAASSAGRALVVARGLHKFALLEGYVDRDVAAEVSPPGTGRHLPDTLSVEQVSSLIDAIPRDEAATSCDLRDSALLELLYGTGARISEILALNVDDYAKAEDFLLLTGKGSKQRIVPLGSKAKEAVERYLVRARPSLAKGKSHALFLNTRGGALSRQSAWAVLKQAAQRAGITAEISPHTLRHSYATHLLEGGANVRVVQELLGHSSVTTTQIYTHVTAENLRAVWATSHPRA from the coding sequence ATGCCCAACGCCCGGGAAGCGGCGCGCAACTGGCTGGTCCACCTCACCGTCGAACGCGGGCTCAGCCAGAACACGCTGAGCAACTACCGCCGCGACGTCGAGCGCTACCTCGGCTACCTCGACGAGGTCCGCATCGACGATCTGGCACGGGTGACCACCGCCGACGTCGAGGGTTACGTTGCCTACCTGCGCACCGGCGACTCGGCGTCGGGGCGCGCGCCCCTGGCGGCGAGCTCGGCGGGGCGGGCGCTGGTTGTCGCGCGCGGCCTGCACAAGTTTGCCCTGCTCGAGGGGTACGTCGATCGCGACGTCGCCGCCGAGGTTTCGCCGCCCGGCACCGGGAGGCACCTTCCTGATACGTTGTCGGTGGAACAGGTTTCTTCGCTTATCGACGCGATACCGCGGGACGAGGCGGCGACCTCCTGCGACCTGCGGGATTCCGCCCTCCTCGAGCTGCTCTACGGCACGGGCGCGCGCATCTCCGAAATCCTCGCCCTCAACGTGGACGACTACGCCAAGGCCGAGGACTTCTTGTTGCTCACGGGAAAGGGGAGCAAGCAGCGGATCGTGCCCTTGGGGTCGAAGGCGAAGGAGGCGGTCGAGCGCTACCTCGTGCGCGCGCGCCCTAGCCTCGCGAAGGGAAAGAGCCACGCGCTGTTCCTCAACACCCGCGGCGGGGCGCTTTCGAGGCAGAGCGCCTGGGCGGTGCTCAAGCAGGCGGCGCAACGGGCGGGGATCACCGCGGAGATCTCCCCGCACACGCTCCGGCACAGCTACGCGACCCACCTGCTCGAGGGCGGGGCGAACGTGCGCGTGGTCCAGGAGCTGCTGGGGCACTCCTCGGTGACCACCACCCAGATCTACACCCACGTCACCGCGGAGAACCTGCGGGCGGTCTGGGCGACGAGCCACCCGCGCGCGTGA
- a CDS encoding NAD kinase produces the protein MTAHQPRCVLLVPHTGRKSNVTTAALAAELLHDANIDVRVLVHPNDTTIASHPVLSQFTRVSHSEEATEGVELVLVLGGDGTFLRAADLSHQADIPVLGINLGHVGFLAEWEQDALDEAVIRVIAGDYRVEERMTIDVTVLDADGSLIGNGWALNEVSIENNNRRGVLDAVLGVDGRPVSSFGCDGVLISTPTGSTAYAFSAGGPVLWPELDAILVVPNNAHALFTKPLVVSPNSVVAVESQPNTASATAVMDGFRSIHMPPGASVEVRKGKRSVKWIRLDSLPFADRLVSKLRLPVEGWRGMSHSTPDESE, from the coding sequence ATCACCGCACACCAGCCGCGCTGCGTCCTCTTGGTGCCGCACACCGGCCGCAAGAGCAACGTCACAACCGCGGCGCTGGCAGCCGAGCTCCTCCACGACGCCAACATCGACGTGCGCGTCCTCGTGCACCCCAACGACACGACCATCGCCAGCCACCCCGTGCTCAGCCAGTTCACCCGCGTCTCCCACAGCGAGGAGGCAACGGAAGGCGTGGAGCTGGTCCTCGTCCTCGGCGGCGACGGCACCTTCCTGCGCGCAGCGGATCTCTCGCACCAGGCGGACATCCCGGTGCTCGGCATCAATCTGGGTCACGTCGGCTTCCTCGCCGAATGGGAGCAGGACGCGCTGGACGAGGCGGTCATCCGTGTGATCGCCGGCGACTATCGCGTGGAGGAGCGCATGACCATCGACGTCACCGTGCTCGACGCCGACGGCAGCCTCATCGGAAACGGCTGGGCGCTCAACGAGGTCAGCATCGAGAACAACAACCGCCGCGGCGTGCTCGATGCGGTGCTCGGCGTGGACGGCCGCCCGGTCAGTTCCTTCGGCTGCGACGGCGTGCTCATCTCGACCCCGACGGGATCTACCGCCTACGCCTTCTCTGCCGGTGGTCCCGTGCTGTGGCCGGAGCTCGACGCCATCCTCGTGGTTCCCAACAACGCCCACGCCCTGTTCACGAAGCCGCTGGTCGTCAGCCCGAATTCTGTGGTGGCGGTGGAGAGCCAGCCCAACACGGCGAGTGCGACGGCGGTCATGGACGGCTTCCGTTCCATTCACATGCCGCCCGGCGCCAGCGTCGAGGTGCGCAAGGGTAAGCGTTCGGTGAAGTGGATCCGCCTCGACAGCCTGCCGTTCGCCGACCGGCTAGTGTCCAAGCTGCGGCTGCCCGTTGAGGGCTGGCGCGGGATGAGTCATTCCACTCCGGACGAGTCCGAGTAG
- a CDS encoding TlyA family RNA methyltransferase — MAGRYRLDAELVRRKIARSREQAQELIKGGRVYVGGILASKPATQVTPEVSIRVEEDAIDDWASRGAHKLLGALEAWEPKGLSLKGKKVLDAGASTGGFTDVALRREAKQVVAVDVGYGQLIWRLQNDDRVLVLDRTNIRNLTPELTEGPCDLMVGDLSFISLRLTLPAIVGCLAEGADLLPMVKPQFEVGKDRLGGGGVVRSPELRAEVTADVAEFAQSLGLEVKDVTASPLPGPSGNVEYFLWLKKGHAGQPQAVKSREEIETLVRRAVEEGPQ, encoded by the coding sequence GTGGCTGGCAGGTACCGGCTTGATGCGGAGCTCGTGCGCAGGAAGATCGCCCGTTCGCGCGAGCAGGCGCAGGAGCTCATCAAGGGCGGGCGCGTCTACGTCGGCGGGATACTGGCCAGCAAGCCCGCCACCCAGGTGACCCCGGAGGTGTCCATCCGGGTCGAGGAGGATGCGATCGACGACTGGGCCTCGCGCGGGGCGCACAAGCTGCTCGGTGCCCTCGAGGCGTGGGAGCCTAAGGGGCTTTCGCTGAAGGGCAAGAAGGTCCTCGACGCCGGCGCCTCGACCGGAGGGTTTACCGACGTAGCATTGCGTCGAGAAGCAAAGCAGGTCGTTGCGGTCGACGTCGGCTACGGGCAGCTCATCTGGCGCCTGCAAAACGACGACCGCGTGCTGGTGCTCGACCGGACGAACATCCGCAACCTCACGCCCGAGCTGACCGAGGGGCCCTGCGACCTCATGGTCGGCGACCTGTCGTTTATCTCCCTGCGGCTGACCCTCCCGGCTATCGTCGGGTGCCTAGCCGAGGGGGCGGACCTGCTGCCGATGGTCAAGCCGCAGTTCGAGGTGGGCAAGGACCGGCTGGGAGGCGGCGGGGTGGTGCGCAGCCCGGAGCTACGCGCCGAGGTGACCGCCGACGTCGCGGAGTTCGCGCAGTCGCTGGGTCTCGAGGTCAAAGACGTCACCGCGAGCCCGCTGCCGGGCCCATCGGGAAATGTGGAATACTTCCTGTGGCTCAAGAAAGGCCACGCGGGACAACCCCAGGCCGTAAAGTCGAGGGAAGAGATAGAGACGCTCGTTAGACGGGCCGTCGAGGAAGGGCCGCAATGA
- a CDS encoding ParA family protein — MSESGLFEKPENKVGLTGRPLREFKEPEPLLKHGPATIIAMCNQKGGVGKTTSTINLGACLAEAGRRVLLVDLDPQGALSAGLGVPHDELEVTVYNLLVDSHSSIHNAIHKTAVHGLDLVPANIDLSAAEIQLVNEVGREQTLARALRPVMKDYDYIILDCQPSLGLLTVNALACAHGVIIPMECEYFSLRGLALLTDTVEKVRDRLNFNLEIVGILVTMFDRRTTHAREVMSRVVEVFEDRVFDTVITRTVRFPETSVAGEPIITWAPNSQGAQQYRQLAREVIERTSN; from the coding sequence ATGAGCGAATCGGGACTGTTTGAAAAGCCCGAGAACAAGGTGGGGCTCACCGGCCGTCCCTTGAGGGAGTTCAAGGAGCCCGAACCCCTGCTCAAGCACGGTCCGGCGACGATTATCGCGATGTGCAACCAGAAGGGCGGCGTGGGCAAGACCACCTCCACCATCAACTTGGGCGCCTGCCTCGCGGAGGCGGGGCGCAGGGTGCTGCTCGTCGACCTCGACCCGCAGGGCGCGTTGTCCGCGGGGCTCGGAGTCCCGCACGACGAGCTCGAGGTGACCGTGTACAACCTCCTGGTGGACAGCCATTCGTCGATTCACAACGCCATCCACAAGACGGCCGTGCACGGCCTCGACCTCGTCCCCGCCAACATCGACCTGTCTGCCGCGGAGATCCAGCTCGTCAACGAGGTGGGCCGCGAGCAGACGCTCGCCCGCGCGCTGCGCCCGGTGATGAAGGACTACGACTATATCATCCTGGACTGCCAGCCCTCCCTCGGCCTGCTCACCGTCAACGCGCTCGCCTGCGCCCACGGGGTCATCATCCCGATGGAGTGCGAGTACTTCTCGCTGCGCGGCCTGGCGCTGCTCACCGACACCGTGGAGAAGGTGCGCGACCGGCTCAACTTCAACCTGGAGATCGTGGGCATCCTCGTGACCATGTTCGACCGGCGCACCACCCACGCCCGCGAGGTCATGTCGCGCGTCGTGGAGGTGTTCGAGGATCGCGTGTTCGACACCGTCATCACCCGCACCGTGCGCTTCCCGGAGACCTCGGTGGCGGGTGAGCCGATCATCACGTGGGCGCCGAACTCCCAGGGCGCCCAGCAGTACCGCCAGCTCGCGCGCGAGGTCATCGAGCGCACGAGCAACTAA
- a CDS encoding NUDIX domain-containing protein: protein MAFEFRTVDSELLIDAPIISVRRDTVTMPGGETAIREVVEHFGAVAVVAFDGEKIALVHQFRQSAGRRFYELPAGLLDFANEDPLDCAARELQEEAGLEAGSWGLLVDLITSPGFCDEAVRVYLATDLRAVDRPDPEEEEADMTLRWVALDEAVAMVMRGEVSNSIAIAGIMTAAEAVRIGRTRPVGDAFELRPTALAHRRQAEGFTGDMKKRHG, encoded by the coding sequence ATGGCCTTTGAATTCCGCACCGTTGACTCCGAACTGCTCATCGACGCCCCCATCATCAGCGTGCGCCGCGACACCGTCACCATGCCGGGCGGGGAAACGGCGATCCGCGAGGTGGTCGAGCACTTCGGGGCGGTCGCGGTGGTGGCCTTCGACGGCGAGAAGATCGCTCTCGTGCACCAGTTCCGGCAGAGCGCCGGGCGCCGCTTCTACGAGCTGCCCGCCGGTTTGCTGGATTTTGCCAACGAGGATCCGCTCGACTGTGCCGCGCGCGAGCTGCAGGAGGAGGCCGGGCTCGAGGCCGGCAGCTGGGGGCTGCTGGTGGACCTCATCACCAGCCCGGGTTTTTGCGACGAGGCGGTGCGCGTGTATCTGGCCACCGACCTGCGCGCGGTGGATCGCCCGGACCCGGAGGAGGAAGAAGCGGACATGACCCTGCGCTGGGTCGCTCTCGACGAGGCCGTCGCCATGGTCATGCGCGGTGAGGTGTCCAACTCGATCGCGATCGCCGGGATCATGACGGCCGCCGAGGCCGTGCGCATCGGGCGTACCCGTCCCGTGGGCGACGCCTTCGAGTTGCGGCCGACGGCCTTGGCCCATCGTCGACAAGCGGAAGGCTTCACCGGCGACATGAAGAAGCGGCACGGCTAG